The following proteins are encoded in a genomic region of Brachypodium distachyon strain Bd21 chromosome 1, Brachypodium_distachyon_v3.0, whole genome shotgun sequence:
- the LOC100837456 gene encoding remorin 4.1 → MLSGQPAASGSSSTSRERPQRVIEEEEEEEEPEFRDIHALSPPRAPQSYRRSRAGSRDSWGSRHTSIRSVGSDTAPSEPFPSMSREFSAMVAAAASANAASAEASRANGEDEMGRIGEEAEVEETNPLAIVPDSNPIPSPRWGTATANTPRASAAGGEVAVAVAAGGAGHGQGDGVSVGQVKKEEVECKIAAWQIAEVAKVNNRFKREEVVINGWEGDQVEKASAWLNKYERKLEEKRAKAMEKAQNEVAKARRKAEDKRASAEAKRGTKVARVLELANFMRAVGRAPTKRSFF, encoded by the exons ATGTTGAGTGGACAGCCGGCGGCCAGTGGTAGCAGCAGCACGAGCAGGGAGCGGCCGCAGCGGGtgatcgaggaggaggaggaggaagaggagccggaGTTCAGGGACATCCACGCGCTGagcccgccgcgcgcgccgcagTCGTACCGCCGGAGCCGGGCCGGGAGCAGGGACTCGTGGGGGAGCAGGCACACGTCGATCCGCTCCGTCGGGAGCGACACCGCCCCCAGCGAGCCCTTCCCTAGCATGAGCAGGGAGTTCTCCGCCatggtcgccgccgcagcctccgcCAACGCCGCCTCCGCAGAAGCTAGCCGGGCGAACGGGGAGGACGAGATGGGGCGGAtcggggaggaggccgaggtggAGGAGACGAACCCGCTGGCGATCGTGCCGGACAGCAACCCCATCCCCTCGCCGCGCTGggggacggcgacggcgaacACGCCGCGTGCGTCTGCAGCGGGCGgcgaggtggcggtggcggtggcggcgggcggcgccggacaCGGGCAGGGCGACGGGGTGTCGGTGGGGCAGgtgaagaaggaggaggtggagtgcAAGATCGCCGCGTGGCAGATCGCCGAGGTCGCCAAGGTCAACAACCGCTTCAAGCGCGAGGAGGTCGTCATCAACGGCTGGGAGGGCGACCAGGTCGAGAAGGCCAGCGCCTGGCTCAACAAGTACGAG AGGAAGCTGGAGGAGAAGCGGGCCAAGGCGATGGAGAAGGCGCAGAACGAGGTGGCAAAGGCCCGGCGGAAGGCAGAGGACAAGCGCGCGTCGGCGGAGGCCAAGAGGGGCACCAAGGTGGCCCGCGTGCTGGAGCTCGCCAACTTCATGAGGGCCGTCGGCAGGGCGCCCACCAAGCGCTCCTTCTTCTGA
- the LOC100827219 gene encoding uncharacterized protein LOC100827219 isoform X1, with amino-acid sequence MAASGSGGEPGRPWTATSTWAPAGAATVEDAVSFETSTDDAESSPTAVVLARPPSDGGEDPPPCEVTVNFTGKYEIHRVYVKSTARIYEIYYSTNLKDTSKDYLCTVRCGLAANEPLPSGEECMSQGSSNTVSVEKHEQETKSVTSSSDEDSWVEVKVPESPLESNTPESQERNAIGTHQKNTLAHYEATAEITDASPCVSLTVRLLSLESKTSVHLEEIYIFADNVGSTSDESVAGPGNMGGSSLLAMLVPGLMQMSKSTKCKIDDSYFPDGLRTQLPEGCALKESSPCGKIDLEAAMCGTNDSSFMSAGLENRIPPMGGDTISNEKSNQGEFPLNVPRPLPLPERTTENIQVASAKGQRVSNMDQDTGPVMNGNFTPHNPIEKTLEILLSKVDKVELYCSRFEDSMMRPLGSIEARLKRLEQQFDSFSVEIQSLSARMSVPNVYSDITNSQEKEHYSGNTGTSASIMNRQPGLVIRAPEFSLEDSCGCDLADENTIRGPNVRASDFICEPEVTCEKLHHGPFPPADSASSSEKERKSTPGLAVKVPEFPNDEDDEVEDVKETAGDLDDRHTNSDDTLSKSTVNDPKGKAPVTIDGALAFALEAFLNSTKATSPSKSVACTASNLSAENTIDSSSSSLSNGQADEISTKDGSVGQFHGEFGDVSKEVDVVPPTSVSKARLVGNVEVNELNIDLYPDKTAFASTEPWSVPSWPHTGSVDDRTQVNGKNYDPTLDTMTFVMSNEPVDDPSQPPPTLLGSVADGTQMKEKSSTIWESVDKTAQVNESRPVVSLAEFLAARNASSFRNGPSEVCLGNDGAAISSFKRTSPGAHKNLEDADRKVGQKNPMFQLLLVKKALEIDEGDGNISGDLSINTTFESSNCASPANGATRDGVNAMETLSDKDGDLEITENNIRLSGGMDSVFFEFPDSKKTWIDNSSLDSGPVETLMKPEVEHSWLDLSSIESLGVVFATEAISSRNTATGNHFEDLFAGNGASYNVTPTAGPQLQRVYDLLHECENDILGMPFVAERTNNSSPSLEVLLGESSDSEAQISDLEDIDNEAAPFGSDNLFSTFSSSDEEAFAMDGPLVDVVDAPLPSEVYASAANEPLVDVVDRTDPSETYAPSVNEPYSDVPDLPEPSNIDASAVDKPLSSVDDLPETSETFAGGSSGEHHDSLI; translated from the exons ATGGCGGCATCGGGATCGGGAGGCGAGCCCGGGCGGCCCTGGACGGCGACCAGCACCTGGGCTCCGGCCGGAGCCGCGACGGTCGAGGACGCCGTGTCTTTCGAGACGTCCACCGACGACGCCGAGTCCTCCCCCACggccgtcgtcctcgcccgCCCGCCCTCCGACGGCGGAGAGGATCCCCCTCCATGCGAAGTTACTG TTAATTTCACAGGAAAGTATGAGATTCATAGAGTGTATGTGAAAAGCACAGCCCGGATTTATGAAATATACTATTCAACCAACCTGAAGGATACCAGCAAGGATTATCTATGCACTGTGCGCTGTGGACTTGCTGCTAATGAACCGCTGCCCTCTGGTGAAGAGTGTATGTCTCAGGGGAGTAGCAATACTGTATCTGTTGAAAAGCATGAACAAGAGACCAAAAGTGTAACCAGTAGTAGTGATGAAGATAGCTGGGTTGAAGTCAAAGTTCCAGAGTCTCCTCTGGAAAGCAACACACCTGAATCTCAAGAAAGGAATGCGATTGGAACCCACCAGAAAAATACTCTG GCACACTATGAAGCAACTGCTGAGATAACTGACGCAAGCCCATGTGTTTCTCTTACTGTCCGTCTTCTTTCACTAGAGTCAAAGACATCAGTGCACCTTGAAGAGATCTACATATTTGCTGATAATGTTGGGTCCACCAGTGATGAGTCAGTAGCTGGTCCTGGAAACATGGGAGGTAGTTCTTTGTTGGCTATGCTTGTTCCTGGTCTTATGCAAATGTCCAAATCTACAAAGTGCAAAATAGATGACAGTTATTTTCCTGATGGCCTGAGGACACAACTTCCTGAAGGTTGTGCATTGAAAGAGAGCAGCCCATGTGGAAAGATTGATTTAGAAGCAGCAATGTGTGGCACAAATGATTCAAGTTTTATGTCAGCTGGGTTGGAAAACAGAATACCACCTATGGGGGGTGATACGATCTCTAATGAAAAAAGCAACCAAGGTGAGTTCCCATTAAATGTTCCCAGACCTCTCCCTTTGCCTGAGcgaacaacagaaaatatacAAGTGGCATCGGCAAAGGGCCAGAGAGTATCAAATATGGATCAGGACACTGGTCCTGTCATGAATGGAAATTTTACTCCGCACAATCCTATTGAGAAGACGCTGGAAATTCTCCTCTCCAAGGTGGATAAAGTGGAGTTATATTGCTCTAGGTTTGAGGACAGTATGATGAGGCCCCTCGGTAGCATTGAGGCAAGGCTTAAGCGGCTGGAGCAACAGTTTGATTCATTTTCTGTAGAGATTCAGTCTTTGTCTGCAAGAATGTCAGTCCCAAATGTTTACTCTGATATCACTAACTCACAGGAAAAGGAACATTATAGTGGCAATACTGGAACTTCTGCTTCTATAATGAACAGGCAGCCAGGCTTGGTTATCAGGGCGCCAGAATTTTCTTTAGAAGATTCCTGTGGTTGTGATTTGGCCGATGAGAATACAATACGTGGACCTAATGTTAGGGCTTCTGATTTCATATGTGAACCTGAGGTAACTTGTGAGAAGCTTCATCACGGGCCTTTTCCACCAGCTGATTCTGCTTCATCTTCTGAGAAAGAACGTAAGAGTACACCAGGTCTAGCTGTTAAGGTTCCAGAGTTCCCAAATGATGAAGACGATGAAGTGGAGGATGTCAAAGAAACAGCtggtgatcttgatgatcgtcATACAAACTCTGATGATACTCTGAGCAAAAGCACTGTCAACGACCCCAAAGGCAAAGCTCCTGTTACTATTGATGGTGCATTAGCATTCGCCTTGGAGGCATTTCTCAATTCCACCAAAGCTACGTCACCCTCGAAGTCTGTTGCTTGCACCGCCAGTAATTTAAGTGCTGAAAATACAATTGATTCCTCAAGTTCCTCCCTTTCTAATGGACAAGCTGATGAGATATCCACTAAAGATGGATCAGTTGGCCAATTTCATGGTGAATTTGGTGATGTAAGTAAGGAAGTTGATGTGGTTCCACCCACTTCTGTCTCTAAGGCACGCTTGGTCGGGAATGTTGAGGTAAATGAACTGAATATTGATCTCTATCCTGACAAGACGGCATTTGCTAGCACTGAACCATGGAGTGTTCCTTCATGGCCTCATACTGGATCTGTTGATGACCGTACGCAGGTAAACGGAAAGAATTATGATCCTACTTTGGACACAATGACATTTGTCATGAGCAATGAACCTGTGGATGATCCTTCTCAGCCTCCTCCTACACTTCTGGGGTCAGTTGCTGATGGAACTCAGATGAAAGAAAAATCTTCAACTATTTGGGAATCTGTTGATAAGACAGCTCAAGTGAATGAAAGCAGACCTGTTGTATCCTTGGCAGAGTTTCTTGCAGCAAGAAATGCTAGCTCTTTCAGGAATGGTCCTTCTGAGGTGTGCCTTGGTAACGATGGTGCTGCAATATCCTCCTTCAAGAGAACATCCCCAGGAGCTCATAAGAACTTGGAAGATGCTGACCGCAAGGTGGGCCAGAAGAACCCAATGTTCCAACTTTTGCTAGTGAAGAAAGCTTTGGAGATTGATGAGGGAGACGGAAATATTTCTGGTGACCTATCCATTAACACAACTTTTGAATCATCAAACTGTGCATCTCCTGCAAATGGTGCTACCAGGGATGGTGTCAATGCAATGGAAACCTTGTCAGATAAGGATGGAGATCTGGAGATTACAGAGAACAACATTAGGCTTTCTGGTGGGATGGACTCTGTATTCTTTGAGTTTCCTGATTCCAAGAAAACATGGATCGATAATAGCAGCTTGGACTCCGGCCCTGTTGAAACCCTCATGAAACCAGAGGTGGAACACTCCTGGTTAGATTTGAGCAGTATAGAGTCGCTTGGTGTAGTTTTTGCCACTGAAGCCATCAGTTCAAGGAACACTGCGACTGGAAATCATTTCGAAGATCTTTTTGCAGGTAATGGAGCTAGTTATAACGTGACCCCTACTGCAGGGCCACAGCTGCAAAGGGTTTATGACTTGCTACATGAGTGCGAGAATGACATCTTGGGCATGCCTTTCGTAGCAGAGAGAACAAATAATAGCAGCCCGTCTCTCGAAGTCTTGCTTGGAGAATCATCTGATTCTGAAGCTCAAATTTCTGATCTGGAGGACATTGACAATGAAGCTGCCCCTTTTGGTTCAGATAATTTGTTCAGTACATTCTCATCTTCAGATGAAGAAGCCTTTGCCATGGATGGGCCTTTGGTTGATGTGGTCGATGCGCCCTTACCATCAGAGGTGTATGCTTCTGCCGCCAATGAGCCGTTGGTTGATGTGGTTGATCGGACAGATCCTTCAGAGACGTATGCACCTTCAGTAAACGAGCCTTACAGTGATGTGCCTGACCTGCCAGAGCCTTCAAACATAGATGCTTCTGCTGTGGACAAGCCTTTGTCCAGTGTAGATGATCTGCCAGAAACTTCAGAGACATTTGCTGGAGGGAGCAGTGGAGAACATCATGATAGTCTTATATAG
- the LOC100827219 gene encoding uncharacterized protein LOC100827219 isoform X2, with amino-acid sequence MSQGSSNTVSVEKHEQETKSVTSSSDEDSWVEVKVPESPLESNTPESQERNAIGTHQKNTLAHYEATAEITDASPCVSLTVRLLSLESKTSVHLEEIYIFADNVGSTSDESVAGPGNMGGSSLLAMLVPGLMQMSKSTKCKIDDSYFPDGLRTQLPEGCALKESSPCGKIDLEAAMCGTNDSSFMSAGLENRIPPMGGDTISNEKSNQGEFPLNVPRPLPLPERTTENIQVASAKGQRVSNMDQDTGPVMNGNFTPHNPIEKTLEILLSKVDKVELYCSRFEDSMMRPLGSIEARLKRLEQQFDSFSVEIQSLSARMSVPNVYSDITNSQEKEHYSGNTGTSASIMNRQPGLVIRAPEFSLEDSCGCDLADENTIRGPNVRASDFICEPEVTCEKLHHGPFPPADSASSSEKERKSTPGLAVKVPEFPNDEDDEVEDVKETAGDLDDRHTNSDDTLSKSTVNDPKGKAPVTIDGALAFALEAFLNSTKATSPSKSVACTASNLSAENTIDSSSSSLSNGQADEISTKDGSVGQFHGEFGDVSKEVDVVPPTSVSKARLVGNVEVNELNIDLYPDKTAFASTEPWSVPSWPHTGSVDDRTQVNGKNYDPTLDTMTFVMSNEPVDDPSQPPPTLLGSVADGTQMKEKSSTIWESVDKTAQVNESRPVVSLAEFLAARNASSFRNGPSEVCLGNDGAAISSFKRTSPGAHKNLEDADRKVGQKNPMFQLLLVKKALEIDEGDGNISGDLSINTTFESSNCASPANGATRDGVNAMETLSDKDGDLEITENNIRLSGGMDSVFFEFPDSKKTWIDNSSLDSGPVETLMKPEVEHSWLDLSSIESLGVVFATEAISSRNTATGNHFEDLFAGNGASYNVTPTAGPQLQRVYDLLHECENDILGMPFVAERTNNSSPSLEVLLGESSDSEAQISDLEDIDNEAAPFGSDNLFSTFSSSDEEAFAMDGPLVDVVDAPLPSEVYASAANEPLVDVVDRTDPSETYAPSVNEPYSDVPDLPEPSNIDASAVDKPLSSVDDLPETSETFAGGSSGEHHDSLI; translated from the exons ATGTCTCAGGGGAGTAGCAATACTGTATCTGTTGAAAAGCATGAACAAGAGACCAAAAGTGTAACCAGTAGTAGTGATGAAGATAGCTGGGTTGAAGTCAAAGTTCCAGAGTCTCCTCTGGAAAGCAACACACCTGAATCTCAAGAAAGGAATGCGATTGGAACCCACCAGAAAAATACTCTG GCACACTATGAAGCAACTGCTGAGATAACTGACGCAAGCCCATGTGTTTCTCTTACTGTCCGTCTTCTTTCACTAGAGTCAAAGACATCAGTGCACCTTGAAGAGATCTACATATTTGCTGATAATGTTGGGTCCACCAGTGATGAGTCAGTAGCTGGTCCTGGAAACATGGGAGGTAGTTCTTTGTTGGCTATGCTTGTTCCTGGTCTTATGCAAATGTCCAAATCTACAAAGTGCAAAATAGATGACAGTTATTTTCCTGATGGCCTGAGGACACAACTTCCTGAAGGTTGTGCATTGAAAGAGAGCAGCCCATGTGGAAAGATTGATTTAGAAGCAGCAATGTGTGGCACAAATGATTCAAGTTTTATGTCAGCTGGGTTGGAAAACAGAATACCACCTATGGGGGGTGATACGATCTCTAATGAAAAAAGCAACCAAGGTGAGTTCCCATTAAATGTTCCCAGACCTCTCCCTTTGCCTGAGcgaacaacagaaaatatacAAGTGGCATCGGCAAAGGGCCAGAGAGTATCAAATATGGATCAGGACACTGGTCCTGTCATGAATGGAAATTTTACTCCGCACAATCCTATTGAGAAGACGCTGGAAATTCTCCTCTCCAAGGTGGATAAAGTGGAGTTATATTGCTCTAGGTTTGAGGACAGTATGATGAGGCCCCTCGGTAGCATTGAGGCAAGGCTTAAGCGGCTGGAGCAACAGTTTGATTCATTTTCTGTAGAGATTCAGTCTTTGTCTGCAAGAATGTCAGTCCCAAATGTTTACTCTGATATCACTAACTCACAGGAAAAGGAACATTATAGTGGCAATACTGGAACTTCTGCTTCTATAATGAACAGGCAGCCAGGCTTGGTTATCAGGGCGCCAGAATTTTCTTTAGAAGATTCCTGTGGTTGTGATTTGGCCGATGAGAATACAATACGTGGACCTAATGTTAGGGCTTCTGATTTCATATGTGAACCTGAGGTAACTTGTGAGAAGCTTCATCACGGGCCTTTTCCACCAGCTGATTCTGCTTCATCTTCTGAGAAAGAACGTAAGAGTACACCAGGTCTAGCTGTTAAGGTTCCAGAGTTCCCAAATGATGAAGACGATGAAGTGGAGGATGTCAAAGAAACAGCtggtgatcttgatgatcgtcATACAAACTCTGATGATACTCTGAGCAAAAGCACTGTCAACGACCCCAAAGGCAAAGCTCCTGTTACTATTGATGGTGCATTAGCATTCGCCTTGGAGGCATTTCTCAATTCCACCAAAGCTACGTCACCCTCGAAGTCTGTTGCTTGCACCGCCAGTAATTTAAGTGCTGAAAATACAATTGATTCCTCAAGTTCCTCCCTTTCTAATGGACAAGCTGATGAGATATCCACTAAAGATGGATCAGTTGGCCAATTTCATGGTGAATTTGGTGATGTAAGTAAGGAAGTTGATGTGGTTCCACCCACTTCTGTCTCTAAGGCACGCTTGGTCGGGAATGTTGAGGTAAATGAACTGAATATTGATCTCTATCCTGACAAGACGGCATTTGCTAGCACTGAACCATGGAGTGTTCCTTCATGGCCTCATACTGGATCTGTTGATGACCGTACGCAGGTAAACGGAAAGAATTATGATCCTACTTTGGACACAATGACATTTGTCATGAGCAATGAACCTGTGGATGATCCTTCTCAGCCTCCTCCTACACTTCTGGGGTCAGTTGCTGATGGAACTCAGATGAAAGAAAAATCTTCAACTATTTGGGAATCTGTTGATAAGACAGCTCAAGTGAATGAAAGCAGACCTGTTGTATCCTTGGCAGAGTTTCTTGCAGCAAGAAATGCTAGCTCTTTCAGGAATGGTCCTTCTGAGGTGTGCCTTGGTAACGATGGTGCTGCAATATCCTCCTTCAAGAGAACATCCCCAGGAGCTCATAAGAACTTGGAAGATGCTGACCGCAAGGTGGGCCAGAAGAACCCAATGTTCCAACTTTTGCTAGTGAAGAAAGCTTTGGAGATTGATGAGGGAGACGGAAATATTTCTGGTGACCTATCCATTAACACAACTTTTGAATCATCAAACTGTGCATCTCCTGCAAATGGTGCTACCAGGGATGGTGTCAATGCAATGGAAACCTTGTCAGATAAGGATGGAGATCTGGAGATTACAGAGAACAACATTAGGCTTTCTGGTGGGATGGACTCTGTATTCTTTGAGTTTCCTGATTCCAAGAAAACATGGATCGATAATAGCAGCTTGGACTCCGGCCCTGTTGAAACCCTCATGAAACCAGAGGTGGAACACTCCTGGTTAGATTTGAGCAGTATAGAGTCGCTTGGTGTAGTTTTTGCCACTGAAGCCATCAGTTCAAGGAACACTGCGACTGGAAATCATTTCGAAGATCTTTTTGCAGGTAATGGAGCTAGTTATAACGTGACCCCTACTGCAGGGCCACAGCTGCAAAGGGTTTATGACTTGCTACATGAGTGCGAGAATGACATCTTGGGCATGCCTTTCGTAGCAGAGAGAACAAATAATAGCAGCCCGTCTCTCGAAGTCTTGCTTGGAGAATCATCTGATTCTGAAGCTCAAATTTCTGATCTGGAGGACATTGACAATGAAGCTGCCCCTTTTGGTTCAGATAATTTGTTCAGTACATTCTCATCTTCAGATGAAGAAGCCTTTGCCATGGATGGGCCTTTGGTTGATGTGGTCGATGCGCCCTTACCATCAGAGGTGTATGCTTCTGCCGCCAATGAGCCGTTGGTTGATGTGGTTGATCGGACAGATCCTTCAGAGACGTATGCACCTTCAGTAAACGAGCCTTACAGTGATGTGCCTGACCTGCCAGAGCCTTCAAACATAGATGCTTCTGCTGTGGACAAGCCTTTGTCCAGTGTAGATGATCTGCCAGAAACTTCAGAGACATTTGCTGGAGGGAGCAGTGGAGAACATCATGATAGTCTTATATAG
- the LOC100842526 gene encoding uncharacterized protein LOC100842526, with protein sequence MQLRFVPLAASAMAGRSFLADLPRPVRGRRNHLCYNGNNSSSSEKDGERGPTEEALRRLAELDAQLEGLKEPKMRPPPPPPPPDPFMDRDMIITRGRPSEELPEMTPAYVAFSTLALFIFTIFTNVMFNLYVKPSVDGVDQPVRTQRTALLNPADQLPQSSSSET encoded by the exons ATGCAGCTCCGCTTCGTCCCGCTCGCCGCGAGCGCCATGGCCGGAAGGAGCTTCCTCGCCGATCTTCCTCGGCCCGTGAGGGGGAGAAGGAATCATCTATGCTACAACGGGAACaattcgtcgtcgtcggagaaGGACGGCGAGCGTGGTCCGACAGAAGAGGCGCTGCGGCGGCTGGCAGAGCTCGACGCTCAGCTGGAAGGGCTGAAGGAGCCCAAGATgaggcctccgccgccccctcctcccccag ACCCTTTCATGGACCGGGACATGATAATAACGCGGGGACGACCAAGCGAGGAGCTCCCAGAAATGACCCCGGCGTACGTAGCCTTCTCAACTCTAGCGCTTTTCATCTTCACCATCTTCACCAACGTGATGTTCAACCTGTACGTCAAACCTTCCGTGGACGGCGTCGATCAGCCCGTGAGAACTCAGAGAACGGCCCTGCTTAATCCAGCAGACCAGCTGCCCCAGAGTAGCTCGTCCGAGACGTGA
- the LOC100827530 gene encoding polygalacturonase inhibitor 1, which yields MAKTASFFLPLIALLLVSPALCSPPPSKRCPAGDLQALLRVKQALGNPATLKTWSAASPDCCSTWDHVRCDESGRVNNVFIDGADDIHGQIPSAVAGLTALMSLSLFRLPGLQGSIPACLTTLSNLQFLTISHTNVSGPIPDSLARLHSLDSVDLSNNRLTGSIPNSFADLPNLRSLDLRRNLLTGPIPASLVQGQFRSLILSYNQLTGPIPRDDAQDEINTVDLSHNRLTGDASFLFAEGRPIGKVDLSWNDLEFDLSKLVFPKELTYLDLSHNRIRGTVPRSLEALSTLQTLDLSYNQLCGPLPKLHGVMRHGCKPYEHNMCHRGAPLEGSCHQLL from the coding sequence ATGGCGAAGACAGCCTcgttcttcctccctctcatAGCGCTCCTGCTCGTGTCTCCGGCGctctgctcgccgccgcccagcaaGCGTTGCCCCGCGGGCGACCTGCAGGCGCTGCTGCGCGTGAAGCAGGCGCTGGGCAACCCGGCGACTCTCAAGACGTGGTCCGCCGCGTCGCCCGACTGCTGCAGCACGTGGGACCACGTCCGGTGCGACGAGTCCGGGCGCGTGAACAACGTCTTCATCGACGGCGCGGACGACATCCACGGCCAGATCCCGTCGGCCGTGGCGGGGCTGACCGCTCTCATGTCGCTCTCCCTCTTCCGTCTCCCGGGCCTCCAGGGCAGCATCCCGGCCTGCCTCACCACGCTCTCCAACCTCCAGTTCCTCACCATCTCCCACACCAACGTCTCCGGCCCGATCCCGGACTCGCTCGCCCGCCTCCACAGCCTCGACTCCGTGGACCTCTCCAACAACAGGCTCACGGGCTCCATCCCAAACTCCTTCGCCGACCTCCCGAACCTCCGCTCCCTCGACCTCCGCCGGAACCTCCTCACCGGCCCCATCCCTGCCAGCCTCGTCCAGGGCCAGTTCAGGTcactcatcctctcctacaACCAGCTGACCGGCCCGATCCCGCGTGACGACGCGCAGGACGAGATCAACACCGTGGACCTGTCCCACAACCGGCTCACGGGCGACGCGTCATTCCTGTTCGCCGAGGGCCGGCCCATCGGGAAGGTGGATCTCTCGTGGAACGACCTCGAGTTTGATCTCAGCAAGCTTGTTTTCCCCAAGGAGCTCACGTACCTAGACCTCAGCCACAACCGCATCAGGGGTACAGTTCCCAGGTCGCTCGAGGCGCTCTCCACGCTGCAGACGCTGGATCTCAGCTACAACCAGCTCTGTGGCCCGCTCCCCAAGCTGCACGGCGTCATGCGACACGGCTGCAAGCCCTACGAGCATAACATGTGCCACCGCGGGGCGCCGCTCGAGGGCAGCTGCCACCAGCTGCTGTGA
- the LOC100829466 gene encoding calcium-dependent protein kinase 20 produces MGNCCVTAGEGGGSGRKKQPKEPKQKKGKKPNPFSIEYNRSAPPGATKLVVLREPTGRDIAARYELGGELGRGEFGVTYLCTDRATGEALACKSISKKKLRTAVDIEDVRREVEIMRHLPKHPNIVTLRDTYEDDNAVHLVMELCEGGELFDRIVARGHYTERAAAVVTKTIVEVVQMCHKHGVMHRDLKPENFLFANKKETAALKAIDFGLSVFFTPGERFTEIVGSPYYMAPEVLKRNYGQEVDVWSAGVILYILLCGVPPFWAETEQGVAQAIIRSAIDFKRDPWPRVSDNAKDLVRGMLNPDPKRRLTAQQVLDHPWLQNIKKAPNVNLGETVKARLQQFSVMNKFKKHALRVIAEHLSVEEVAGIKDMFEKMDLNKDSMINFDELKLGLNKLGHQMPDADVQILMDAADADGNGCLDYGEFVTLSVHLKKIGNDEHLHKAFAYFDRNKSGYIEIDELRESLADDLGHNHEEVINAIIRDVDTDKDGKISFDEFVAMMKAGTDWRKASRQYSRERFTSLSLKLQKDGSLQITTQ; encoded by the exons ATGGGCAACTGCTGCGTGACGGCGGGGGAAGGCGGCGGGAGTGGCAGGAAGAAGCAGCCCAAGGAGCCGAagcagaagaagggcaagaagCCCAACCCTTTCTCGATCGAGTACAACcggtcggcgccgccgggggccACGAAGCTGGTGGTGCTGCGGGAGCCCACGGGGCGGGACATCGCCGCGCGGTACGAGCTGGGCGGGGAGCTAGGCCGCGGGGAGTTCGGGGTCACCTACCTCTGCACGGACCGCGCCACAGGGGAGGCCCTCGCCTGCAAGTCCATCTCCAAGAAGAAGCTCCGGACAGCGGTGGACATCGAGGACGTGCGCCGCGAGGTTGAGATCATGCGCCACCTCCCCAAGCACCCCAACATCGTCACCCTCAGGGACACGTACGAGGACGACAATGCCGTGCACCTCGTCATGGAGCTCTGCGAGGGCGGGGAGCTCTTCGACCGGATCGTCGCACGGGGGCACTACAccgagcgcgccgccgcagtGGTTACCAAAACCATCGTCGAGGTCGTGCAG ATGTGCCATAAGCATGGGGTGATGCACCGGGACCTCAAACCAGAGAATTTCTTGTTtgcaaacaagaaagaaaccGCGGCACTTAAGGCAATTGATTTTGGCCTCTCTGTATTTTTCACTCCAG GTGAACGGTTCACTGAGATTGTTGGAAGTCCTTATTACATGGCTCCGGAGGTGTTGAAGAGAAACTATGGCCAAGAGGTTGATGTTTGGAGTGCAGGAGTGATTCTCTACATTCTTCTTTGTGGTGTTCCTCCATTCTGGGCAG AAACTGAACAAGGTGTTGCTCAAGCAATTATCCGTTCTGCCATTGACTTTAAAAGGGATCCATGGCCAAGGGTCTCTGATAATGCAAAGGACCTTGTCAGGGGAATGCTTAACCCAGATCCAAAGCGGCGATTAACAGCCCAGCAAGTACTTG ATCATCCGTGGTTGCAAAATATTAAGAAGGCACCAAATGTCAATTTGGGTGAAACTGTCAAGGCCAGACTTCAACAATTCTCTGTGATGAACAAGTTCAAGAAGCATGCACTTAGG GTCATAGCTGAGCATCTTTCGGTAGAGGAGGTGGCTGGCATAAAGGATATGTTTGAAAAGATGGACCTTAACAAAGATAGTATGATTAATTTTGATGAGCTGAAGCTTGGTTTGAATAAGCTTGGACACCAAATGCCTGATGCAGATGTCCAAATACTAATGGATGCT GCGGACGCTGATGGAAATGGATGCTTAGACTATGGAGAATTTGTTACTCTGTCCGTTCACCTAAAAAAGATTGGCAATGACGAGCATCTGCATAAGGCATTTGCATACTTTGATCGGAACAAGAGTGGATATATTGAAATTGACGAGCTCCGCGAGTCATTAGCGGATGACCTGGGACACAATCATGAAGAGGTTATCAATGCCATCATCCGCGATGTGGACACTGATAAG GATGGCAAGATAAGCTTTGATGAGTTTGTGGCAATGATGAAGGCTGGAACGGACTGGAGGAAAGCCTCGAGACAGTATTCCAGAGAACGGTTCACTAGCCTTAGCTTAAAGCTGCAGAAGGATGGATCGTTGCAGATAACAACCCAATAG